In a genomic window of Stakelama saccharophila:
- the ung gene encoding uracil-DNA glycosylase, whose protein sequence is MSTGEAAGGGVKLHESWRKPLADEFAQPYMAALRQFLLAERAAGKRIFPAGSEWFRALDLTPPEDIRVVILGQDPYHGPGQAHGLCFSVRPGVRPPPSLVNIYKEMQDDLGIAPARHGFLEHWAGQGVLLLNSVLTVEMARAASHRQRGWETFTDAVVRLVAAKEEPTVFLLWGAYAQKKAAFIRSVERGGRHLVLKAAHPSPLSAHNGFFGCRHFSKANAFLEAQGRGPVDWALPPVR, encoded by the coding sequence ATGTCGACAGGCGAAGCGGCGGGCGGTGGCGTGAAGCTGCACGAAAGCTGGCGCAAGCCGCTGGCGGACGAGTTCGCGCAACCGTACATGGCCGCGCTCAGGCAGTTCCTGCTCGCCGAACGCGCCGCCGGCAAGCGGATCTTTCCGGCGGGCAGCGAGTGGTTCCGCGCACTCGACCTGACGCCGCCGGAGGATATCCGCGTCGTCATCCTCGGCCAGGATCCCTATCACGGACCGGGCCAGGCGCATGGCCTGTGCTTTTCCGTCCGCCCCGGCGTCCGCCCGCCGCCCAGCCTCGTCAACATCTACAAGGAGATGCAGGACGATCTCGGCATCGCGCCGGCGCGGCACGGCTTTCTGGAGCATTGGGCCGGGCAGGGCGTGCTGCTGCTCAATTCCGTCCTTACCGTCGAGATGGCGCGCGCCGCCTCGCACCGGCAGCGCGGCTGGGAAACCTTCACCGACGCGGTGGTGCGCCTGGTCGCGGCGAAGGAGGAACCCACCGTCTTCCTCCTCTGGGGCGCGTATGCGCAGAAGAAGGCGGCGTTCATCCGGTCGGTTGAGCGCGGCGGACGCCATCTGGTGCTGAAGGCGGCGCACCCCTCGCCACTGTCGGCGCATAACGGCTTTTTCGGCTGCCGCCATTTTTCGAAGGCCAACGCGTTCCTGGAAGCGCAGGGACGCGGCCCGGTCGACTGGGCGCTACCGCCGGTGCGGTGA
- a CDS encoding TIGR00730 family Rossman fold protein, which produces MKRLAIYCGSATPADPIYVESARIVGRTLAERGIGVVYGGGKLGLMGAVADAALAAGGEVIGVIPQALVDAEVAHRGLSELHVVETMHERKARFTELADGFVTMPGGTGTMDELWEAMSWSQLGYHTDPVGLLNIGGYYDHLIRFVETMGEVGFLRPQHRSILIVAETLGELLDRMASYEPHVPITRMTRADL; this is translated from the coding sequence ATGAAACGCCTTGCCATCTATTGCGGCTCCGCCACGCCCGCCGATCCCATCTATGTCGAAAGCGCGCGCATCGTCGGGCGGACGCTGGCCGAGCGCGGCATCGGCGTCGTCTATGGCGGCGGCAAGCTGGGCCTGATGGGCGCGGTGGCGGATGCAGCGCTGGCGGCGGGCGGCGAGGTGATCGGCGTGATCCCGCAGGCGCTGGTCGATGCCGAGGTGGCGCATCGCGGCCTTTCCGAGCTGCACGTGGTCGAGACGATGCACGAGCGCAAGGCGCGCTTTACCGAGCTGGCCGACGGGTTCGTGACCATGCCCGGCGGCACGGGCACGATGGACGAATTATGGGAGGCGATGAGCTGGTCGCAACTCGGCTATCACACCGATCCGGTCGGCCTGCTCAATATCGGCGGTTATTACGATCATCTGATCCGTTTCGTCGAGACGATGGGCGAGGTCGGATTTTTGCGGCCGCAACACCGGAGCATCCTGATCGTTGCGGAAACGCTGGGCGAACTGCTCGACCGGATGGCGTCCTACGAACCGCACGTGCCGATCACGCGGATGACGCGCGCCGACCTGTGA
- a CDS encoding MipA/OmpV family protein: MYLRNPIALATLSLSIVAALPAAAQSSTEAPDLRGDRVTIGAGVASLPDYEGSDDSQIAPLGVVIGQVSGIEFWTRGTDLYVDLIPDAPGPGTHFEAGPIAGVNLNRTGKVDDPQVAALGKLDTAVEVGGFVGISRQGVLTSDYDRLSARIAVTADVAGAHDSYVVSPQVAYSTPLSRQTYVSLNLSADYVGKGYGRTYYDVTPAGSAASGLSPYAVAGSGFKSVTAGLFGIQSLSGDLLHGLGLGAGVAYTRILGDYADSPIVADAGSADQWLAAVGLSYTF, translated from the coding sequence TTGTACTTGCGCAACCCGATCGCTCTTGCGACCCTGTCGCTTTCCATCGTCGCGGCGCTGCCGGCGGCAGCCCAGAGCAGCACCGAGGCGCCCGACCTCCGTGGCGACCGCGTCACCATCGGCGCGGGCGTGGCGAGCCTGCCGGATTACGAAGGATCGGACGACAGCCAGATCGCACCGCTCGGCGTCGTGATCGGCCAGGTGTCGGGCATCGAATTCTGGACGCGCGGCACCGATCTCTATGTCGACCTGATACCCGACGCACCGGGCCCCGGCACGCATTTCGAGGCGGGACCAATCGCCGGCGTGAACCTGAACCGCACCGGCAAGGTCGACGACCCCCAGGTCGCGGCGCTGGGCAAGCTCGACACCGCGGTGGAAGTGGGCGGCTTCGTCGGCATTTCGCGGCAGGGCGTCCTCACCAGCGATTATGACAGGCTGAGCGCGCGCATAGCCGTCACCGCCGACGTCGCCGGCGCGCATGACAGCTATGTCGTCTCGCCGCAGGTCGCGTATTCGACGCCGCTGTCGCGTCAGACCTATGTGTCGCTCAACCTGTCGGCGGATTATGTCGGCAAGGGCTATGGCCGCACCTATTACGACGTGACGCCGGCCGGCAGCGCGGCCAGCGGCCTCAGCCCCTATGCGGTGGCCGGCAGCGGCTTCAAGAGCGTCACCGCCGGCCTCTTCGGCATCCAGAGCCTGTCGGGCGATCTGCTCCACGGGCTCGGTCTGGGCGCGGGCGTCGCCTATACCCGCATCCTCGGCGATTATGCCGACAGCCCCATTGTCGCCGACGCCGGCAGCGCGGACCAGTGGCTCGCCGCGGTCGGGCTCAGCTACACCTTCTGA
- a CDS encoding phytoene desaturase: MNKAIVIGAGFGGLALAIRLQSAGVETTVVEARDKPGGRAYYWERDGFVFDAGPTVITAPQALEELWALSGDEMKRDVTLVPVSPFYRLNWPDGTNFDYSNDDLKLKQQIGRLDPHDIEGYGKFLDYSAGVYAEGYEKLGHAAFLDAASMVKAAPALARYQAWRSVYSIVSSFVKNEKLRQALSFHTLLVGGNPMTTSAVYALIHKLERDGGVWFAMGGTNKLVRGMVTLFERLGGTLKLADPVDEITTLGDRTTGVVTRSGERIAADAVACNSDVMHSYGTLLKKSRSAARTHEKLSRKRFSPSLFVVHFGVKGTWPGIPHHTVLFGPRYKGLLADIYDHGVLPQDPSLYLHHPTVTDPSMAPEGCSTFYALAPVPHQGRFPADWSRVGPLFEQRILDEIGRRLIPDIRDRIVTKFSYMPSDFVGDLNAHLGSAFSLEPILTQSAYFRVHNRDEHIPNLYFVGAGTHPGAGIPGVVGSAKATAKLMLERGE, translated from the coding sequence GTGAACAAGGCCATCGTGATCGGCGCGGGCTTCGGCGGGCTGGCGCTCGCCATCCGACTGCAATCGGCGGGCGTGGAAACGACCGTCGTCGAAGCGCGCGACAAGCCCGGCGGGCGGGCCTATTACTGGGAACGCGACGGCTTCGTCTTCGATGCCGGGCCGACGGTGATCACCGCGCCGCAAGCGCTGGAGGAATTGTGGGCGCTGTCGGGCGACGAGATGAAGCGCGACGTGACGCTGGTGCCGGTGTCGCCCTTCTATCGCCTCAACTGGCCCGACGGCACGAATTTCGATTATTCCAACGACGATCTGAAACTGAAGCAGCAGATCGGCAGGCTCGACCCGCACGATATCGAGGGATATGGCAAGTTCCTCGATTATTCGGCCGGCGTCTATGCCGAAGGGTATGAGAAGCTGGGCCATGCCGCCTTTCTGGACGCGGCTTCCATGGTGAAGGCGGCGCCGGCACTCGCGCGCTATCAGGCATGGCGGTCGGTCTATTCGATCGTGTCGAGCTTCGTGAAGAACGAGAAGCTGCGCCAGGCGCTGAGCTTCCACACGCTGCTCGTCGGCGGCAATCCGATGACGACGAGCGCCGTCTATGCACTGATCCACAAGCTGGAGCGCGACGGCGGCGTGTGGTTCGCGATGGGCGGCACCAACAAGCTGGTGCGCGGCATGGTGACGCTGTTCGAGCGGCTGGGCGGCACGCTGAAGCTTGCCGACCCGGTGGACGAGATCACCACGCTGGGCGATCGTACGACCGGTGTCGTGACGCGCTCGGGCGAACGGATCGCGGCCGACGCGGTGGCGTGCAACAGCGACGTGATGCACAGCTATGGCACGCTGCTCAAGAAGTCGCGCAGTGCGGCGCGAACCCACGAGAAGTTGTCGCGCAAACGGTTTTCGCCTTCGCTGTTCGTGGTCCATTTCGGGGTGAAGGGGACCTGGCCGGGCATTCCGCACCACACCGTCCTGTTCGGTCCGCGCTACAAGGGGCTGCTCGCCGACATCTACGACCACGGCGTCCTGCCGCAGGACCCGTCCTTGTACCTGCATCATCCCACCGTTACCGATCCGTCCATGGCGCCGGAGGGGTGCTCGACCTTCTACGCGCTAGCGCCGGTGCCGCATCAGGGCCGGTTCCCCGCCGACTGGAGCCGGGTCGGGCCGCTGTTCGAACAGCGCATCCTCGATGAAATCGGCCGGCGGCTGATCCCGGACATCCGCGACCGCATCGTGACCAAATTCTCCTATATGCCCTCCGATTTCGTGGGCGATCTCAACGCCCATCTGGGCAGCGCCTTCTCGCTGGAGCCGATCCTGACGCAAAGCGCCTATTTCCGCGTGCACAATCGCGACGAACACATTCCCAACCTGTATTTCGTCGGCGCCGGCACCCATCCCGGCGCAGGCATACCGGGCGTGGTCGGCAGCGCGAAAGCGACGGCGAAGCTGATGCTGGAGCGCGGGGAGTGA
- a CDS encoding sterol desaturase family protein, whose translation MLRAICLSAVAMTAIVGARYIVASGGFALATRLTRPGLYAGLDRQMRREIGWSLASAAIYGVPAGIVAWAWHDLGWTRIYTDLDARPLWYLPVALFLYLFAHDSWFYWTHRWMHRPKWFRIAHAVHHASRPPTAWAAMAFHPVEALTGAIVIPLLVFFVPVHVGVLGIVLTIMTVMGVTNHMGWEIFPRFVWAGPLGRWLITASHHQRHHERYGCNYGLYFRFWDRVCGTDDGLGDFARHGRHRAAAQIPAAAGRGADPGRAAAGGEPGR comes from the coding sequence ATGCTGCGCGCCATCTGCCTGTCCGCCGTCGCCATGACCGCCATCGTCGGCGCGCGCTATATCGTGGCGAGCGGCGGCTTCGCGCTTGCGACGCGGCTTACCCGTCCGGGGCTCTATGCCGGGCTCGACCGGCAGATGCGGCGCGAAATCGGCTGGAGCCTGGCGAGCGCGGCCATCTACGGCGTGCCCGCCGGCATCGTCGCCTGGGCCTGGCACGATCTCGGATGGACCCGCATCTATACCGATCTCGACGCCCGGCCGCTCTGGTATCTTCCGGTCGCGCTGTTCCTCTATCTGTTCGCGCACGATAGCTGGTTCTATTGGACCCACCGCTGGATGCACCGGCCGAAATGGTTTCGGATCGCCCATGCCGTGCACCATGCCAGCCGGCCGCCCACCGCCTGGGCGGCCATGGCCTTCCACCCGGTCGAGGCGCTAACGGGCGCGATCGTCATTCCCCTACTCGTTTTTTTCGTTCCCGTTCATGTCGGCGTGCTCGGCATTGTGCTGACGATCATGACGGTTATGGGTGTCACCAATCACATGGGCTGGGAGATCTTTCCCCGGTTCGTGTGGGCGGGACCGCTGGGACGCTGGCTGATCACCGCGAGCCACCACCAGCGGCACCACGAACGATACGGATGCAATTATGGGCTTTATTTCCGTTTCTGGGATCGGGTCTGCGGCACGGACGACGGCCTCGGCGATTTCGCGCGACATGGCCGCCACCGGGCCGCTGCACAGATTCCTGCGGCGGCTGGGCGCGGCGCTGATCCTGGTCGCGCTGCTGCCGGGGGCGAGCCCGGCCGCTGA
- a CDS encoding YrhK family protein: MLKTLVRDYPYIHLALGLVGNACFLIGSVLFFKRFEELHHLAVWLFVIGSAGMLIGAMGKAATDVIDARERRRNNASGG; encoded by the coding sequence ATGCTGAAAACACTGGTTCGCGACTATCCGTATATCCACCTCGCACTGGGGCTGGTCGGGAATGCCTGTTTCCTGATCGGATCGGTCCTGTTCTTCAAGCGGTTCGAGGAACTGCATCATCTTGCCGTGTGGCTGTTCGTCATCGGATCGGCCGGGATGCTGATCGGCGCGATGGGCAAGGCGGCGACCGACGTGATCGACGCGCGCGAGCGCAGGCGGAACAACGCGTCCGGCGGTTAG
- a CDS encoding phytoene/squalene synthase family protein — protein MSRAAETPGRAALVATAQDSIARGSKSFAAASRLFDPATRERAWLLYAWCRACDDIADGQILGHDMTKVADGPARIAAIRSATDAVLAGAWVGDPAFDGLRFVVAETGLPRGYIDDLIAGFALDAEDRRLRSTDDLLTYCYHVAGVVGCMMAIVMGVSPDDRDTLDRACDMGIAFQLANIARDIEEDDRAGRCYLPMEWLVAMDIPPGQHMKPPYRARLAVLAQRLADMATAYADSARAGVGRLSFRAAWAVLAAADIYGAIARKVAAAGEHGWDHRVHTGRSEKAGAIARAALAALRRREARPRPRSPELWTRPDGGLASDGGTSGGTGGE, from the coding sequence GTGAGCCGCGCCGCCGAAACCCCCGGCCGTGCGGCGCTCGTCGCCACGGCGCAGGATTCGATCGCGCGTGGATCGAAGAGCTTCGCCGCGGCCAGCCGCCTGTTCGATCCCGCCACGCGCGAGCGGGCCTGGCTGCTTTATGCCTGGTGCCGCGCCTGCGACGATATCGCCGACGGGCAGATCCTGGGCCACGATATGACCAAGGTGGCGGACGGGCCGGCCCGCATCGCCGCGATCCGCAGCGCCACCGACGCGGTGCTGGCGGGCGCATGGGTCGGCGATCCGGCGTTCGACGGCCTGCGCTTCGTGGTCGCCGAAACCGGCCTGCCGCGCGGCTATATCGACGATCTGATCGCCGGGTTCGCGCTGGACGCGGAGGATCGGCGGCTGCGCAGCACCGACGATCTGCTCACCTACTGCTATCACGTTGCCGGCGTGGTCGGCTGCATGATGGCGATCGTGATGGGGGTGTCGCCGGACGACCGCGACACGCTCGACCGCGCCTGCGACATGGGGATCGCCTTCCAGCTCGCCAATATCGCCCGGGACATCGAGGAGGATGATCGCGCCGGCCGGTGTTACCTGCCGATGGAATGGCTGGTCGCAATGGACATTCCGCCGGGTCAGCATATGAAGCCGCCCTATCGCGCCCGGCTGGCGGTGCTGGCGCAGCGGCTCGCGGACATGGCGACCGCCTATGCCGACAGCGCACGGGCGGGGGTGGGGCGCCTGTCCTTCCGCGCCGCCTGGGCGGTGCTGGCCGCCGCCGATATTTACGGGGCGATCGCGCGCAAGGTCGCGGCGGCGGGGGAGCATGGCTGGGACCACCGGGTGCATACCGGCCGCTCGGAAAAGGCCGGCGCCATCGCGCGGGCGGCGCTTGCGGCCCTGCGGCGGCGCGAGGCGCGTCCTCGGCCGCGATCGCCGGAGCTGTGGACGCGGCCGGACGGCGGCCTGGCCAGCGACGGCGGGACTTCTGGCGGAACCGGCGGGGAATAG
- a CDS encoding GFA family protein: protein MTDTNISGDLEGRCLCGAVTISARLPGPELDACHCDMCRRWGGIAFLSTRSVTDPVFTGAEHIKRFVSSDWAERGFCRECGTHLFYFHRPRGTYSFPVGLFDVPQAIMAEEIFIDEKPDYYAFAADTEKLTGAEVRAKFTDDHG, encoded by the coding sequence ATGACCGACACGAACATTTCCGGCGATCTTGAGGGCCGGTGCCTGTGCGGCGCGGTGACGATTTCGGCGCGGCTGCCCGGACCGGAACTCGACGCGTGCCATTGCGACATGTGCCGGCGCTGGGGCGGCATCGCCTTTCTTTCGACGCGCAGTGTGACGGATCCCGTCTTCACCGGCGCCGAGCATATCAAGCGCTTCGTATCGTCCGACTGGGCCGAGCGGGGATTCTGTCGCGAATGCGGCACCCATCTCTTCTATTTCCACCGGCCGCGGGGAACCTATTCCTTTCCGGTCGGACTGTTCGATGTGCCGCAGGCGATCATGGCGGAGGAAATCTTCATCGACGAAAAGCCGGATTACTACGCCTTCGCCGCCGATACCGAAAAGCTGACCGGGGCCGAGGTGCGGGCGAAGTTCACGGACGATCACGGCTAA
- the crtY gene encoding lycopene beta-cyclase CrtY, with protein MASLHSCDIAIVGGGLAGGLIAMALARKRPDVRIRLIEAGDTLGGNHLWSFFASDIADGDRWLVAPLVSHGWTGYDVHFPGHDRFLKQGYYAIESHRFDRVVRRSLPDGAVLTRRKVLGTSARAVVLADGDRVEARGVIDCRGAGDLSHLDCGWQKFLGHEIALDEPHDMVRPTIMDATVEQHDGYRFVYSLPFAATRMFVEDTYYSDTPDIDTRVLERRIAAYVAQRGWAAHEVVRTEAGALPVAMGGNFDAYWQAGGSNVAKAGMRGGQFHPLTGYSLPDAVRTAMLVAGQRDLSGAALHDLLYRHARRLWRQRKFYRLLSRLLLRAAEPGERYRVLERFYRLDAGLIARFYAGRSGLSDKARVLIGRPPVPIGRALAVLRETRR; from the coding sequence ATGGCTTCCCTGCATTCCTGTGACATCGCGATCGTAGGCGGCGGACTGGCCGGCGGGCTGATCGCCATGGCGCTTGCCAGGAAGCGTCCCGATGTCCGGATCCGGTTGATCGAGGCGGGCGATACGCTGGGCGGCAACCATCTGTGGTCCTTCTTCGCCAGCGACATCGCCGACGGCGACCGCTGGCTGGTGGCGCCGCTCGTCAGCCATGGCTGGACGGGATATGACGTCCATTTCCCCGGCCACGACCGTTTTCTGAAGCAGGGCTATTACGCGATCGAATCGCACCGGTTCGACCGCGTGGTCCGGCGGTCGCTGCCGGACGGCGCGGTGCTGACGCGGCGCAAGGTTCTGGGCACCAGCGCCCGCGCGGTCGTGCTGGCCGATGGCGACCGGGTGGAGGCGCGCGGCGTGATCGACTGCCGCGGCGCGGGCGACCTGTCGCATCTCGATTGCGGCTGGCAAAAGTTTCTGGGGCACGAGATCGCCCTGGACGAACCGCACGACATGGTGCGGCCGACCATCATGGATGCCACCGTCGAACAGCATGACGGCTATCGCTTCGTCTATTCCCTGCCCTTCGCCGCGACCCGGATGTTCGTCGAGGACACCTATTACAGCGACACGCCCGACATCGACACAAGGGTGCTGGAACGCCGGATCGCCGCCTATGTCGCGCAGCGCGGCTGGGCGGCGCACGAGGTCGTGCGCACCGAGGCCGGCGCGCTGCCCGTCGCCATGGGCGGGAATTTCGATGCCTATTGGCAGGCCGGCGGCAGCAACGTGGCCAAGGCGGGAATGCGCGGCGGCCAGTTCCACCCCCTGACCGGCTATTCCCTGCCCGACGCGGTGCGCACGGCGATGCTGGTCGCCGGCCAGCGCGACCTGTCGGGCGCGGCGCTGCACGACCTGCTGTACCGCCACGCCAGGCGCCTGTGGCGGCAGCGCAAATTCTATCGCCTGCTTTCGCGCCTCCTCTTGCGCGCCGCGGAGCCGGGCGAGCGCTACCGCGTGCTGGAACGCTTCTACCGGCTGGACGCAGGGCTGATCGCGCGCTTCTATGCCGGTCGTTCCGGCCTTTCCGACAAGGCCCGGGTCCTGATAGGCAGGCCGCCGGTGCCGATCGGCCGGGCGCTGGCGGTGTTGAGGGAGACGCGCAGGTGA
- the thiC gene encoding phosphomethylpyrimidine synthase ThiC — MADIDSPIERMNVTTGPIRGSRKIHIGEHRVAMREIDLEPGCGEPPLRVYDTSGPYTDPRARIDISAGLPQLRRAWIEGRGDVESYDARAIKPEDNGLTGPDRSGGVPQFPNVVKRPLRARSGANVSQMHYARRGIVTPEMEYVAIRENLGRLAAHEAAMRDGESFGAAIPDHVTPEFVRDEVARGRAIIPNNINHPESEPMAIGRNFLVKINANIGNSAVASDVAAEVDKMVWSIRWGADTVMDLSTGRNIHDTREWILRNSPVPIGTVPIYQALEKVGGVAEDLSWEIFRDTLIEQAEQGVDYFTIHAGVRLPYVPMAAKRVTGIVSRGGSIMAKWCLAHHKESFLYERFEDICEIMKAYDIAFSLGDGLRPGSIADANDEAQFAELYTLGELTHKAWAHDVQVMIEGPGHVPMHKIKENMEKQLAACGEAPFYTLGPLTTDIAPGYDHITSAIGAAQIGWYGTAMLCYVTPKEHLGLPDRDDVKTGVVTYKLAAHAADLAKGHPAARLRDDALSRARFEFRWRDQFNLSLDPDTAEQYHDQTLPAEGAKTAHFCSMCGPKFCSMKISQEVRDFAAKQNTDSFLAANPPRAALGEGDQPQAGGGGAPEDAEAGMEQMAEKYRQGGDLYIPAEE; from the coding sequence ATGGCCGACATCGATTCCCCCATCGAACGCATGAACGTCACCACCGGCCCGATCCGCGGCAGCCGCAAGATCCACATCGGCGAGCACCGCGTGGCGATGCGCGAGATCGACCTCGAGCCCGGCTGCGGCGAGCCGCCGCTGCGCGTCTACGATACCTCCGGCCCCTATACCGATCCCAGGGCGCGCATCGATATTTCCGCCGGCCTGCCGCAGCTCCGCCGCGCATGGATCGAGGGGCGCGGCGACGTCGAAAGCTATGACGCGCGGGCCATCAAGCCCGAGGACAACGGCCTCACCGGCCCCGATCGTTCCGGCGGCGTGCCGCAATTCCCGAACGTCGTGAAGCGCCCCTTGCGCGCCAGATCGGGCGCCAATGTCAGCCAGATGCACTATGCCCGGCGCGGCATCGTCACACCCGAAATGGAATATGTCGCCATCCGCGAAAATCTCGGACGGCTGGCGGCCCACGAAGCCGCCATGCGCGATGGCGAGAGCTTCGGCGCGGCGATCCCCGATCACGTCACCCCCGAATTCGTCCGCGACGAGGTGGCGCGGGGCCGCGCGATCATCCCCAACAACATCAACCACCCCGAATCCGAACCGATGGCGATCGGCCGCAACTTCCTGGTCAAGATCAACGCCAATATCGGCAATTCCGCCGTCGCCTCCGATGTCGCGGCGGAGGTCGACAAGATGGTCTGGTCGATCCGCTGGGGCGCCGACACCGTCATGGACCTGTCGACCGGCCGCAACATTCACGACACGCGCGAATGGATCCTGCGCAATTCCCCCGTCCCCATCGGCACCGTCCCGATCTATCAGGCGCTGGAAAAGGTCGGCGGCGTGGCCGAGGACCTGAGCTGGGAAATCTTCCGCGATACCCTCATCGAGCAGGCCGAACAGGGCGTCGACTATTTCACCATCCATGCCGGCGTCCGCCTGCCCTATGTCCCGATGGCCGCCAAGCGCGTCACCGGCATCGTCAGCCGCGGCGGCTCGATCATGGCCAAATGGTGCCTCGCCCACCACAAGGAGAGCTTCCTCTACGAACGGTTCGAGGACATTTGCGAGATCATGAAGGCGTACGACATCGCCTTCAGCCTCGGCGACGGCCTGCGCCCCGGCTCGATCGCCGACGCGAACGACGAGGCGCAGTTCGCCGAACTCTACACGCTGGGCGAACTGACCCACAAGGCATGGGCGCATGACGTTCAGGTGATGATCGAAGGCCCCGGCCATGTGCCGATGCACAAGATCAAGGAGAATATGGAAAAGCAGCTCGCAGCGTGCGGCGAAGCGCCCTTCTACACCCTCGGCCCGCTGACCACCGATATCGCGCCGGGCTACGACCACATCACCAGCGCCATCGGCGCGGCGCAGATCGGCTGGTACGGCACGGCGATGCTCTGCTACGTCACGCCCAAGGAGCATCTCGGCCTGCCCGACCGCGACGACGTGAAGACGGGCGTCGTCACCTACAAGCTCGCCGCCCATGCCGCCGACCTCGCCAAGGGCCACCCGGCGGCCAGGCTGCGCGACGACGCGCTGAGCCGCGCCCGCTTCGAATTCCGCTGGCGCGACCAGTTCAACCTGAGCCTAGATCCCGACACGGCCGAGCAGTATCACGACCAGACCCTCCCGGCGGAGGGCGCGAAAACGGCGCATTTCTGCTCGATGTGCGGCCCAAAATTCTGCTCGATGAAGATCAGCCAGGAGGTGCGAGACTTCGCCGCCAAGCAGAACACCGACAGCTTCCTGGCAGCCAATCCTCCCCGAGCTGCGCTCGGGGAGGGGGACCAGCCGCAGGCTGGTGGAGGGGGCGCTCCCGAAGACGCCGAAGCCGGCATGGAACAGATGGCCGAGAAATACCGCCAGGGCGGCGACCTCTACATCCCAGCCGAGGAATAG